In Microbacterium maritypicum, the following are encoded in one genomic region:
- a CDS encoding sugar phosphate isomerase/epimerase family protein, whose amino-acid sequence MSAVDPRLSINQATIKYADLATALRVTADAGIQAIGLWREPVNEVGLDIAARMLSDSGLRFTTHCRGGFFTLPAGAERDAALDDNRRAIEETATLAAAGAEGSTAVLVLVAGGLPEGSRDLIGARERVRDAIGVLAPEAKAAGVTLAIEPLHPMFASDRAVVSTLGQALDIAADFEPEVVGAAVDTFHIWWDPQVLEQIARAGREGRIATYQVCDWKTPLPSDVLLSRHYTGDGVIDFGSLTRAVIATGYDRDIEVEIFNADIWADAPSNVVRRTADTFAAAVSPHLG is encoded by the coding sequence GTGAGCGCCGTGGATCCGCGCCTGTCGATCAACCAGGCGACCATCAAGTACGCCGACCTGGCCACGGCCCTGCGGGTCACCGCCGACGCCGGCATCCAGGCGATCGGACTGTGGCGCGAGCCGGTCAACGAGGTCGGCCTCGACATCGCGGCCCGGATGCTGTCGGACTCGGGGCTGCGCTTCACGACCCACTGCCGTGGCGGCTTCTTCACGCTGCCGGCCGGGGCGGAGCGGGATGCCGCGCTCGACGACAACCGTCGGGCGATCGAGGAGACCGCGACCCTGGCCGCCGCCGGTGCCGAGGGCTCGACCGCGGTGCTCGTGCTCGTCGCGGGTGGCCTGCCCGAGGGGTCGCGCGACCTGATCGGGGCGCGCGAGCGTGTCCGCGATGCGATCGGCGTTCTCGCTCCCGAAGCGAAGGCCGCGGGGGTCACACTCGCGATCGAGCCGCTGCATCCGATGTTCGCCTCCGATCGTGCGGTCGTCTCGACGCTCGGTCAGGCGCTCGACATCGCCGCCGATTTCGAGCCCGAGGTGGTGGGGGCGGCGGTCGACACCTTCCACATCTGGTGGGACCCGCAGGTGCTCGAGCAGATCGCCCGCGCGGGTCGCGAAGGCCGCATCGCCACCTACCAGGTGTGCGACTGGAAGACGCCCCTCCCGTCCGACGTGCTGCTCTCGCGGCATTACACCGGCGACGGGGTGATCGACTTCGGCTCGCTCACCCGTGCGGTCATCGCGACCGGGTACGACCGCGACATCGAGGTCGAGATCTTCAACGCCGACATCTGGGCGGATGCTCCTTCGAACGTCGTGCGCCGCACGGCTGACACCTTCGCCGCGGCCGTCTCCCCGCACCTCGGATGA
- a CDS encoding sugar phosphate isomerase/epimerase family protein, with amino-acid sequence MTRTRPGLCSVTFRALAPERIIELAADAGLEAIEWGGDVHVPSGDVIRAGKVAHLTADAGLAVASYGSYFRAGADEPLTPVLDSAEALGADRVRIWAGRIGSDAATPDDWSAVVDRLQAAAAEAAARGIALALEFHSRTLADTAPTTLRLLAEVGSPALSTYWQPTVGASVDTVLEEYLALAAHTRAAHVFSWWPQDERLPLRARDALWTRFFAAAASAAAPPRDALLEFVPGDDPALLAREAAALRDYLERPA; translated from the coding sequence ATGACCCGCACCCGCCCCGGACTGTGCTCGGTGACCTTCCGCGCGCTCGCGCCCGAGCGGATCATCGAGCTCGCAGCGGATGCCGGGCTCGAGGCGATCGAGTGGGGCGGCGATGTGCACGTGCCGTCGGGAGACGTTATACGCGCCGGGAAGGTCGCCCACCTCACCGCGGACGCGGGCCTCGCGGTCGCGTCGTACGGGTCGTATTTCCGCGCCGGAGCGGACGAGCCCCTGACCCCGGTGCTCGACAGCGCCGAGGCCCTCGGAGCCGATCGTGTGCGCATCTGGGCAGGCAGGATCGGCTCGGATGCCGCGACCCCCGACGACTGGAGCGCGGTGGTCGACCGACTGCAGGCCGCGGCAGCAGAGGCGGCGGCCCGCGGCATCGCTCTCGCTCTCGAGTTCCACTCCCGCACGCTCGCCGACACGGCGCCGACGACGCTGCGGCTCCTCGCCGAGGTCGGCAGCCCGGCGCTGTCGACCTACTGGCAGCCGACGGTCGGAGCCTCCGTCGACACCGTGCTGGAGGAGTACCTCGCGCTCGCCGCGCACACGCGGGCGGCCCACGTCTTCTCCTGGTGGCCACAGGACGAGCGGTTGCCCCTGCGCGCGCGGGACGCGCTGTGGACCCGGTTCTTCGCGGCGGCGGCATCGGCCGCGGCGCCCCCACGGGATGCGCTTCTCGAGTTCGTGCCCGGCGACGATCCGGCCCTGCTCGCCCGCGAGGCGGCAGCGCTGCGCGACTATCTGGAGAGGCCCGCGTGA
- a CDS encoding LacI family DNA-binding transcriptional regulator, with amino-acid sequence MTNPASPAERPSSERASRHPRGPAPTLHDVAREAGVSLATASRALNGSERKVAESFRERVEAAAAKLGYTANVSAQAIARGTSPVIALLVADIADPYFGLIASGVARGADEHGLVVTIAITERDQEREARIVRALRGQRPRGLILAASRTQEPREVDTAHELAEFARLGGTVVAFGPDGDADRRIEIDNRSGAEALGRRMAELGYRSAIVLGTAEGVRTSDDRLAGFRAGFEASGGAVESVRRGDFRRESGAAGMAAALADGVPAGTLVFAISDVVAIGAMSAIREAGREIGADIAVCGFDDVPASSDVSPALTTVRVPLTEVGYQAFRATVDADWEQSPLPLEVVVRASTPAIPR; translated from the coding sequence ATGACCAACCCCGCATCCCCCGCGGAGCGGCCGTCGTCGGAGCGCGCCTCACGTCATCCCCGCGGCCCCGCGCCCACGCTGCACGACGTGGCTCGCGAGGCCGGTGTCTCCTTGGCCACGGCCTCGCGCGCGCTCAACGGCTCGGAGCGCAAGGTGGCCGAATCGTTCCGCGAACGCGTCGAAGCCGCAGCGGCGAAACTCGGCTACACCGCCAACGTCTCCGCCCAGGCGATCGCCCGGGGCACGTCGCCCGTCATCGCCCTGCTCGTCGCCGACATCGCCGACCCCTACTTCGGGCTGATCGCATCCGGCGTCGCGCGTGGTGCCGACGAGCACGGACTGGTCGTGACCATCGCGATCACCGAACGCGATCAGGAGCGGGAAGCGCGGATCGTGCGCGCTCTGCGCGGCCAGCGTCCGCGCGGGCTGATCCTCGCGGCCTCGCGCACGCAGGAGCCCAGGGAGGTCGACACCGCGCACGAGCTCGCCGAGTTCGCCCGCCTGGGCGGCACGGTCGTCGCTTTCGGGCCGGACGGCGACGCGGATCGGCGCATCGAGATCGACAACCGTTCCGGCGCCGAGGCGCTCGGTCGGCGGATGGCCGAGCTCGGCTACCGCTCAGCGATCGTGCTCGGCACCGCCGAGGGCGTGCGCACCTCGGATGATCGTCTGGCCGGTTTCCGCGCCGGGTTCGAGGCCTCCGGGGGCGCGGTGGAGAGCGTGCGGCGGGGGGACTTCCGGCGCGAATCGGGTGCGGCGGGCATGGCGGCCGCCCTCGCCGACGGGGTGCCGGCGGGAACCCTCGTCTTCGCGATCAGCGATGTCGTCGCGATCGGTGCGATGTCCGCCATCCGCGAGGCCGGTCGCGAGATCGGCGCGGACATCGCCGTCTGCGGCTTCGACGACGTGCCCGCGAGCAGCGACGTGTCCCCGGCGTTGACGACCGTCCGCGTACCGCTGACCGAGGTGGGCTACCAGGCCTTCCGCGCGACGGTCGACGCCGATTGGGAGCAGTCGCCGCTCCCGCTCGAAGTCGTCGTGCGGGCGAGCACTCCCGCGATCCCCCGATGA
- a CDS encoding glycerate kinase: MTRVVLAPDSFKGTLTAADAAAALAEGWTAVDPAAEFVHRPMADGGEGTVAAFEAAVPGAVRMPVVVDGPAGTRIDTSWLLLPPSKGAPAGTAVVDLGSTSGIELLDELRPWDADTTGLGQAMASALDHGVSCLVVGIGSSASTDGGTGMLTALGARFLDASGAPVARGARGLAEIASVDLTALRAAPEVRVLTDVTNPLTGPRGAAAVFGPQKGLRSAEDIALADDGLRRLADLLGIDPAGEGYGAAGGTGAALVVWGGVLAPGAAEVAELIGLADAIADADFVITGEGSYDGQSGDGKVPSFLAGLAAVADTRALLAAGRITADADTALFAASVSLTDLAGSSEAALADPARWLREAGAVLARPAAS; the protein is encoded by the coding sequence ATGACCCGCGTGGTGCTGGCGCCCGACAGCTTCAAGGGCACGCTCACGGCGGCCGACGCCGCGGCGGCGCTCGCCGAGGGATGGACCGCGGTCGATCCGGCCGCGGAGTTCGTGCATCGACCGATGGCAGACGGCGGCGAGGGCACGGTCGCCGCGTTCGAGGCCGCGGTCCCCGGTGCGGTTCGGATGCCCGTGGTCGTCGACGGGCCTGCCGGCACCCGCATCGACACCTCGTGGCTGCTGCTGCCGCCGAGCAAGGGTGCGCCCGCGGGAACCGCGGTGGTCGACCTCGGCTCGACCTCCGGAATCGAGCTCCTCGACGAGCTGCGGCCCTGGGATGCCGACACGACGGGCCTCGGCCAGGCCATGGCCTCAGCCCTCGATCACGGTGTCTCGTGTCTCGTGGTCGGCATCGGATCGAGCGCCTCGACCGACGGCGGCACCGGGATGCTCACCGCGCTGGGTGCGCGGTTCCTCGACGCGTCCGGCGCCCCCGTGGCCCGCGGTGCCCGAGGGCTCGCCGAGATCGCCTCGGTCGACCTGACGGCGTTGCGAGCGGCGCCCGAGGTGCGCGTGCTGACCGACGTCACCAACCCGCTCACCGGCCCGCGGGGTGCCGCCGCGGTCTTCGGGCCGCAGAAGGGGCTGCGTTCGGCAGAAGACATCGCCCTCGCCGACGACGGTCTGCGCCGCCTCGCCGACCTGCTGGGCATCGACCCGGCGGGGGAGGGGTACGGCGCGGCGGGAGGCACCGGTGCCGCGCTCGTCGTGTGGGGCGGTGTGCTCGCACCCGGCGCCGCCGAGGTGGCCGAGCTCATCGGCCTCGCCGACGCGATCGCCGACGCCGACTTCGTCATCACGGGCGAAGGCTCCTACGACGGACAGTCCGGCGACGGCAAGGTGCCCTCGTTCCTCGCCGGCCTCGCCGCCGTCGCGGACACCCGCGCGCTGCTCGCCGCCGGGCGCATCACCGCGGATGCGGACACCGCGCTGTTCGCGGCATCCGTTTCTCTCACCGATCTCGCCGGCTCCTCCGAGGCCGCTCTCGCCGACCCCGCGCGCTGGCTGCGCGAGGCCGGCGCCGTGCTGGCTCGCCCCGCCGCCTCCTGA
- a CDS encoding fibronectin type III domain-containing protein has protein sequence MLRTGGVLLTALALIASSAVPAVAGEIAPATPTIVTAAASDLVSDDPAVVSAAHGAQISTELGDVSSRDASSDDASTDDASDAEPPTPDAPAAQSRIVDAAATEAGPPESSYGEVVRVTVSGRFVTPAGAAAMGVNLRAEAIYGDGPGLLAQITTGANGTFTMNVETARPFYLLVTPGAGYVPGTIGTDRKILPGNWSEGQWVLEPVAAVSTLGDVALVAGQQVSGTVTVTGPLSPTEARLQLSSDGAQFEQPLSIQTGSTPWSMTVPKGTYRASVSAYGPGIQGYHGGTSYETAKLIVVNGAVPNIGIGVTVNSRTISGTVRDLKGNPVEGAGVMLNPRPWVPGSLSRSASTAANGTYTLINIVPGTYDLSFYGSGPVTYWPGVSNWADAGTITVTSASASLTGHNATVTAGVRITGRSTNPDGTARQGDSISFTRAGSDDVASTVTGADGSYSSYNLPAGDYTVGLSHAGSAGAPQQWYDGKRSAAEANTVRATTDGAVYGGIDFVAVKGGSITGTVSFANGVAVNGATVSVYAAHDTYQPVATATTDAQGRYAVKGLNRENYVVKVTSGSSGVADVWFGASADDPAAVVIELGLDATFRADVTAVLGGTISGSLTPSVAGETYWVTLTRQDGSAQRSIAVPTTDGSAVAWEVSGLTGTWIASVDDVYWNGAGSPDGFTPITVAPGQVFGGVDIDLRKDLNVTGTLRTTDGSEIARVDVTIERQDGEWWNYVDSSYVTGTKFGFSVEPGVYRVRTSGYSPNGDALRETTTPLTVVAGTQTVLDITTQRGWTISGRLTDAATGEPVSGASVRAHSLVTYSSAYGTTQSDGSYRVVVGAPGAWDVVAAEGSTTYSAATRRVTLAGTDLTDITFALAKGQRVSGRATGENTTNPLPGIQVDVWNAAGEIVASATTSGDGTYRTPALADGTYTVRFVNWNGLYVEEWWKDATTSATATKISVAGKPVTAVDASMRLGGVIIGSVLDADGDPLAGATVGLATLPDTGIGAFIAPLTQMFGATPGGTILDVETTTDADGTYTLPPVEAGSYGLYVYSPTTGTTWFDGKKTLSEADAVEVSAGGTVSVPLQLRALASGEEPRTPEQSISDEFTIQRQPADVTVTDGETATFRAAASGATAPTIRWEKRKSGASAFTTIAGATDSTLALTGTLADSGTAFRAVFTSDGATKTTDIATLTVMARPAVPKAPTVPVVSKLQDAAAQLDWTAPASGGSPITGYSVRIYTGGALVREIAVTGESFSLTGLTAQTTYAASVTAVNAVGSGVESPRVSFTTLKPLTVPTAPTAVSAVPGDGQAVVSWKAPTSNGGSAITGYTVTASPGGAKVTTTGATTGTVTGLTNGTAYKFLVTATNAVGTSVPSAVSEAVTPVAAPKAPGAPTAVTAVAGNGQATVSWKAPASNGGSAITSYTVTASPGGAKVTTTSATTGTVTGLTNGTAYTFTVTAKNAIGTSIASAASAAVTPTTAPTAPVAPTAVSAVAGNAQATVSWTASASNGGSAITGYTVTAQPGGKTATTTGGTTATVTGLANGTAYTFTVKATNAVGSSAASTASAAVTPKAAVAAVSRQSGPGRYETAVAVSVASFPTAGVPVVYLANGRDFPDALAGAAAAGHFGGPVLLTEPGALPPVVAQELARLKPQKIVILGGTGVVSEAVKKQAGAYTTGGVTRQSGPGRYETAVAVSVASFPTAGVPVVYLANGRGFPDALAGAAAAGHFGGPVLLTEPGALPPVVAAELARLKPQKIVILGGTGVVTEAVKKQAGAYTTGGVSRQSGPGRYETAVAVSVASFPTAGVPVVYLANGRDFPDALAGAAAAGHFGGPVLLTEPGALPPVVAQELARLKPQKIVILGGTGVVTEAVKKQAETYVKR, from the coding sequence ATGCTCCGCACCGGCGGGGTCCTGCTCACTGCACTCGCGCTGATCGCCTCCTCCGCAGTGCCCGCCGTCGCCGGCGAGATCGCACCCGCGACCCCGACGATCGTCACCGCAGCAGCATCGGACCTGGTCAGCGACGACCCCGCGGTGGTCTCGGCGGCCCACGGAGCGCAGATCAGCACCGAGCTCGGTGACGTCTCGTCGCGCGACGCATCGTCCGACGATGCCTCCACCGATGATGCCTCCGACGCCGAGCCGCCGACCCCGGATGCCCCGGCAGCTCAGTCGCGCATCGTCGATGCGGCAGCGACCGAGGCGGGCCCGCCGGAATCGAGCTACGGCGAGGTGGTGAGGGTCACCGTCTCCGGACGCTTCGTGACCCCCGCAGGCGCGGCGGCTATGGGCGTGAACCTTCGGGCAGAGGCCATCTACGGCGATGGTCCCGGCCTGCTGGCTCAGATCACCACCGGTGCGAACGGGACGTTCACGATGAACGTGGAGACGGCGCGTCCCTTCTACCTCCTGGTGACCCCGGGCGCGGGCTACGTCCCTGGGACGATCGGCACCGACCGCAAGATCCTTCCGGGCAACTGGTCGGAGGGTCAGTGGGTCCTGGAGCCCGTCGCGGCCGTCTCGACGCTGGGCGACGTCGCGCTCGTCGCCGGACAGCAGGTGTCGGGAACCGTGACGGTCACCGGTCCGCTGTCGCCCACCGAAGCTCGGCTCCAGTTGTCATCGGACGGTGCGCAGTTCGAGCAGCCGCTGTCGATCCAGACGGGCTCGACGCCCTGGTCGATGACCGTGCCCAAGGGTACGTATCGCGCCTCGGTGAGCGCCTACGGGCCGGGCATCCAGGGCTACCACGGAGGCACCTCGTACGAGACCGCGAAGCTGATCGTCGTGAACGGCGCGGTGCCGAACATCGGGATCGGTGTGACCGTGAACTCCCGGACGATCTCGGGCACGGTCCGCGACCTGAAGGGGAACCCGGTCGAGGGTGCCGGTGTCATGCTGAACCCGCGCCCGTGGGTGCCGGGGAGCCTCTCCCGGTCCGCCTCCACCGCGGCGAACGGCACATACACCCTCATCAACATCGTGCCAGGTACCTACGATCTGAGCTTCTACGGCTCCGGACCGGTCACGTACTGGCCCGGGGTCAGCAATTGGGCGGATGCCGGGACCATCACCGTCACGAGCGCGTCCGCCTCGCTCACCGGCCACAACGCCACGGTGACGGCCGGGGTGCGCATCACCGGGCGCTCCACCAATCCGGACGGGACTGCTCGACAGGGCGACTCGATCTCGTTCACCCGGGCGGGCAGCGACGACGTCGCGTCCACCGTGACCGGCGCCGACGGCTCGTACTCGTCCTACAACCTGCCGGCCGGCGACTACACCGTCGGTCTGAGCCACGCCGGCTCCGCAGGGGCGCCGCAGCAGTGGTACGACGGCAAGAGGAGCGCCGCCGAGGCCAATACCGTGCGCGCGACGACGGACGGCGCGGTCTACGGCGGCATCGACTTCGTCGCCGTGAAGGGCGGCTCGATCACCGGTACCGTGTCCTTCGCGAACGGCGTCGCGGTGAACGGCGCCACGGTCTCGGTCTACGCCGCGCATGACACCTACCAGCCCGTCGCCACCGCGACCACGGATGCGCAGGGCCGATACGCGGTCAAGGGTCTCAACCGCGAGAACTACGTCGTCAAGGTCACCTCGGGCTCCAGCGGCGTCGCCGACGTCTGGTTCGGGGCCAGTGCCGACGATCCGGCCGCCGTCGTGATCGAGCTCGGTCTCGATGCGACGTTCCGCGCCGATGTCACCGCCGTCCTCGGCGGCACGATCAGCGGAAGCCTCACACCGAGCGTCGCAGGTGAGACGTACTGGGTCACGCTGACCAGGCAGGACGGCTCCGCGCAGCGCTCGATCGCGGTGCCGACCACCGACGGCTCCGCCGTTGCATGGGAGGTCTCCGGCCTGACGGGCACGTGGATCGCTTCGGTCGACGATGTCTACTGGAACGGCGCCGGCTCGCCCGATGGGTTCACGCCGATCACCGTCGCCCCCGGTCAGGTCTTCGGCGGCGTCGACATCGATCTGCGCAAGGACCTGAACGTCACCGGAACGCTGAGGACCACAGACGGATCGGAGATCGCGCGCGTCGACGTGACGATCGAGCGCCAGGACGGCGAGTGGTGGAACTACGTCGACTCCTCGTATGTGACCGGCACGAAGTTCGGGTTCTCCGTGGAACCGGGCGTGTATCGGGTGCGCACCTCGGGATACTCCCCGAACGGCGACGCGCTGCGTGAGACGACGACGCCTCTCACCGTCGTCGCCGGGACGCAGACGGTGCTCGACATCACGACCCAGCGGGGCTGGACGATCAGCGGACGCCTGACCGACGCCGCGACGGGTGAGCCGGTGTCCGGGGCATCCGTCCGGGCGCACTCGCTCGTCACCTACTCGTCCGCCTACGGCACGACCCAATCCGATGGAAGCTACCGAGTCGTGGTCGGGGCCCCCGGGGCCTGGGATGTCGTCGCGGCGGAGGGCTCCACCACCTACTCGGCTGCGACACGGCGCGTCACCCTCGCCGGCACGGATCTCACGGACATCACCTTCGCGCTCGCCAAGGGTCAGCGGGTGAGCGGCCGGGCGACCGGCGAGAACACGACGAATCCGCTGCCCGGCATCCAGGTCGATGTCTGGAACGCCGCGGGGGAGATCGTCGCCTCGGCGACCACCTCCGGCGATGGCACCTATCGCACTCCCGCCCTGGCCGACGGCACCTACACCGTGCGCTTCGTGAACTGGAACGGACTGTACGTCGAGGAGTGGTGGAAGGATGCCACGACCTCGGCAACCGCGACGAAGATCAGCGTCGCGGGCAAGCCGGTCACGGCCGTCGACGCCTCCATGCGTCTCGGCGGCGTCATCATCGGGTCGGTGCTCGACGCCGACGGCGATCCGCTCGCGGGGGCGACGGTCGGTCTCGCGACGCTCCCGGATACGGGGATCGGGGCGTTCATCGCACCCCTGACGCAGATGTTCGGTGCCACGCCCGGGGGAACGATCCTCGACGTCGAGACCACCACCGATGCGGACGGGACCTACACGCTGCCACCGGTGGAGGCGGGATCGTACGGGTTGTACGTCTACTCGCCGACGACGGGCACGACGTGGTTCGACGGCAAGAAGACGTTGAGCGAGGCGGATGCCGTCGAGGTCTCCGCCGGAGGGACCGTGAGCGTCCCGCTGCAGCTGCGTGCGCTCGCCTCGGGGGAGGAGCCGCGCACGCCGGAGCAGTCCATCAGCGACGAGTTCACGATTCAGCGACAGCCCGCCGACGTCACCGTGACCGACGGTGAGACTGCGACCTTCCGCGCCGCCGCGTCGGGTGCGACGGCACCGACGATCCGGTGGGAGAAGCGCAAGTCGGGTGCCTCGGCATTCACGACGATCGCGGGCGCGACCGACTCGACGCTCGCGCTGACCGGAACGCTGGCCGACTCCGGCACAGCGTTCCGCGCCGTCTTCACCTCGGATGGAGCGACGAAGACCACCGACATCGCGACGCTGACGGTCATGGCCAGGCCCGCGGTGCCGAAAGCGCCGACGGTGCCGGTCGTGTCGAAGCTGCAGGACGCGGCCGCACAGCTCGACTGGACCGCGCCCGCCTCGGGAGGATCTCCGATCACCGGGTACTCGGTGCGGATCTACACCGGGGGAGCGCTCGTCCGAGAGATCGCCGTCACCGGTGAGTCCTTCTCGCTCACCGGGCTCACCGCGCAGACGACCTATGCGGCGTCTGTGACCGCGGTGAACGCGGTCGGCAGCGGTGTGGAATCGCCGCGGGTCTCGTTCACCACGCTCAAGCCCCTGACGGTGCCGACCGCTCCGACCGCGGTGTCGGCCGTTCCCGGCGACGGGCAGGCCGTGGTGTCGTGGAAGGCACCGACCTCGAACGGCGGGTCTGCGATCACGGGCTACACCGTGACGGCGTCGCCGGGCGGTGCCAAGGTGACGACGACGGGTGCGACGACCGGAACGGTCACCGGACTCACGAACGGCACCGCGTACAAGTTCCTCGTCACGGCGACGAACGCGGTGGGGACGTCCGTGCCGTCGGCCGTCTCGGAGGCAGTCACCCCCGTGGCCGCGCCGAAGGCTCCCGGTGCCCCGACCGCGGTCACGGCGGTGGCCGGCAACGGACAGGCGACGGTGTCGTGGAAGGCCCCGGCCTCGAACGGCGGGTCTGCGATCACGAGTTACACCGTGACGGCGTCGCCGGGCGGTGCCAAGGTGACGACGACGAGTGCCACGACCGGGACGGTCACCGGGCTCACGAACGGAACGGCCTACACGTTCACGGTCACGGCGAAGAATGCGATCGGCACGTCGATCGCGTCTGCCGCCTCTGCGGCCGTGACGCCGACGACCGCCCCGACCGCTCCGGTTGCCCCGACCGCGGTGTCGGCGGTGGCCGGCAACGCTCAGGCGACGGTGTCGTGGACGGCATCGGCGTCGAACGGCGGGTCCGCGATCACCGGTTACACGGTGACAGCGCAGCCCGGCGGCAAGACAGCCACGACCACGGGTGGCACGACGGCCACGGTCACAGGCCTCGCGAACGGGACGGCGTACACGTTCACGGTGAAGGCGACGAACGCGGTCGGCTCCTCCGCGGCCTCCACCGCATCCGCCGCGGTCACGCCGAAGGCCGCCGTCGCCGCGGTTTCCCGTCAGTCGGGTCCTGGTCGGTATGAGACGGCGGTGGCGGTGTCGGTGGCGTCGTTCCCGACGGCGGGCGTGCCGGTGGTGTATCTCGCGAACGGGCGGGACTTCCCGGATGCGTTGGCGGGTGCGGCGGCGGCGGGGCACTTCGGTGGTCCGGTGCTGCTGACGGAGCCGGGGGCGTTGCCGCCGGTGGTGGCTCAGGAGTTGGCGCGTCTGAAGCCGCAGAAGATCGTGATCCTCGGTGGCACGGGTGTGGTGTCCGAGGCGGTCAAGAAGCAGGCGGGTGCGTACACGACGGGCGGTGTGACTCGTCAGTCGGGGCCGGGTCGGTATGAGACGGCGGTGGCGGTGTCGGTGGCGTCGTTCCCGACGGCGGGCGTACCGGTGGTGTATCTCGCGAACGGGCGAGGCTTCCCGGATGCGTTGGCGGGTGCGGCGGCGGCGGGGCACTTCGGTGGTCCGGTGCTGCTGACGGAGCCGGGCGCGTTGCCGCCGGTGGTCGCGGCGGAGCTGGCGCGTCTAAAGCCGCAGAAGATCGTGATCCTCGGTGGCACCGGTGTGGTGACCGAGGCGGTCAAGAAGCAGGCGGGTGCGTACACGACGGGCGGTGTTTCCCGTCAGTCGGGTCCTGGTCGGTATGAGACGGCGGTAGCGGTCTCGGTGGCGTCGTTCCCGACAGCTGGCGTGCCGGTGGTGTATCTCGCGAACGGGCGGGACTTCCCGGATGCGTTGGCCGGTGCGGCCGCGGCGGGGCACTTCGGTGGTCCGGTGCTCCTGACGGAGCCGGGGGCGCTGCCGCCGGTGGTCGCTCAGGAGCTGGCGCGTCTGAAGCCCCAGAAGATCGTCATCCTCGGTGGCACGGGTGTGGTGACCGAGGCGGTCAAGAAGCAGGCCGAGACCTACGTCAAGCGCTGA
- a CDS encoding ABC transporter permease — MASLITVLMVVGMIVVVMLTTGRTVGAEQNVLNSIDSAGTRSITIRADPDSGLTADVLDRIDGIEGIEWAAGLSAAVDATNSRVPGGAHVPVRLAYGADLERLGIPHESPLPGALVWESDQAAEQLGTPDFVGGVSIVDSGGAFGIGGRLEVPEFLRRFEPLALVPHPVDGDERIAVLIVIATSPELVGPISETVVSLLGVEDASKTKVQTSEALADLRGLIDAQLRGFSRGLVIALLTLTALLVAVLQYGLVLMRRKDFGRRRALGASRALIITLLLMQTAVLCVIGTGIGIGISLVALAASGDPWPGATFTGALAVVAVNTALVAAIAPAILASRREPINELRIP; from the coding sequence GTGGCTTCCCTCATCACGGTCCTGATGGTCGTGGGCATGATCGTCGTCGTCATGCTCACCACCGGGCGCACCGTCGGAGCCGAGCAGAACGTTCTCAACTCCATCGACTCCGCAGGCACGCGCTCGATAACGATCCGCGCCGATCCCGATTCCGGCCTCACCGCCGACGTTCTCGACCGGATCGACGGGATCGAAGGGATCGAGTGGGCCGCGGGCTTGTCGGCTGCGGTGGATGCCACCAATTCGCGCGTGCCAGGCGGGGCGCACGTTCCCGTTCGCCTCGCCTACGGCGCCGACCTCGAGCGACTAGGAATACCCCATGAGTCCCCGTTACCAGGCGCCCTGGTTTGGGAGTCGGATCAGGCAGCGGAGCAGCTCGGCACTCCAGACTTCGTCGGTGGAGTCTCAATCGTCGACTCGGGCGGCGCCTTCGGCATAGGCGGGCGACTTGAGGTTCCAGAATTTCTTCGGAGATTCGAGCCTCTGGCGCTGGTCCCACACCCCGTCGATGGCGACGAGCGAATCGCTGTCCTTATCGTCATCGCCACGTCACCCGAACTCGTCGGCCCGATCAGTGAGACAGTCGTATCTCTGCTCGGCGTCGAAGACGCCTCGAAGACGAAGGTACAGACGAGTGAGGCGCTGGCCGATCTGCGAGGACTAATCGACGCGCAACTCCGCGGATTCTCCCGAGGCCTCGTGATCGCTCTCCTCACTCTGACCGCCCTTCTGGTCGCTGTTCTGCAGTACGGCCTGGTGCTGATGAGGCGAAAGGATTTCGGCCGGAGGAGGGCGCTCGGGGCGAGTCGCGCGCTCATCATCACCCTCCTCCTGATGCAAACCGCGGTGCTCTGCGTCATCGGCACCGGGATCGGAATCGGCATCTCGCTCGTCGCGCTCGCCGCGAGTGGCGACCCCTGGCCAGGGGCGACCTTCACCGGAGCGCTGGCGGTGGTCGCTGTGAACACGGCTCTCGTCGCTGCCATCGCTCCGGCGATTCTGGCGAGCCGTCGAGAACCGATCAACGAACTCCGAATCCCGTGA